A window of the Hypomesus transpacificus isolate Combined female chromosome 8, fHypTra1, whole genome shotgun sequence genome harbors these coding sequences:
- the LOC124469891 gene encoding phosphatidate phosphatase LPIN2-like, which produces MNYMGQLAGQVLVTVKELYKGINQATLSGCIDVVVVRQQDGSFQCSPFHVRFGKLGVLRSKEKVIDIEINGEPVELHMKLGDNGEAFFVQETEQHNEIVPAHLATSPIPTEEVLSWSRESKAGGSGLENGTPHVPEDPVSALTQPSNTAGAGKKKKRRRRKHKADARKEEHAPGAAAAWEEACELSSDEEHATHNGRSSTVKDPAELRQQTSLHPLDSYPFSDGDWAHSDRALSELQSPKSDSELMVKSTESMLRSESHMQWSWGEFPESTRVSKKERSDLPKTVTITPSESTHFRVILSSEAMEAGLKDMQTSVDPVCTIVKPEPRTPKADRHNPNNSFPSPVSEPNRALINPCEPDLTKPEPNTTPLTTEPCSSKTDPYPPKPDVYPPKAEPSPPKPDLSVPKSDVCPPKLERRTRWTSSPPSVSASSRRDSASGAGAAAASHKGTRHPDTRPCSRADSPSKRRGVRKRSQHQGPEDIYLDDLSALEPDVVARYFPKSESEQVPQDWVEVERRSGSQSPHSVGSAAADSGTECLSDSAGDLPDVTVSLCGGVGENSEISKERFMEHIITYQEFAENPAIIDNPNLVVRIANRYYNWTLAAPLILSMQAFQKNLPKATEEAWVKEKMPKKSGRWWFWRKSSVKQSETKMERQESLSRESPIPHQAPATQQKAADSSSDDESKELSAVAPVPAPPSTEPPAAAATHSYRKSLRLSSNQITSLKLREGPNDVTFSITTQYQGTCRCEGTIYLWSWDDKVIISDIDGTITKSDVFGQILPQLGKDWTHPGIARLYHLVHENGYKFLYCSARAIGMADMTRGYLHWVNDRGTILPRGPLMLCPSSLFSAFHREVIEKKPEKFKIECLTDIKNLFQPNTHPFYAAFGNRTNDVFAYKQVGVPVCRIFTVNPKGELILEQTKGNKTSYSRLSELVEHVFPLRSKEQNANFLFPEFSSFCFWRQPIAEVGLEEL; this is translated from the exons ATGAACTACATGGGCCAGCTGGCTGGCCAGGTGCTGGTGACAGTGAAGGAGCTGTACAAGGGGATCAACCAGGCCACGCTCTCCGGCTGCATCGACGTGGTGGTGGTCCGGCAGCAGGATGGAAGCTTCCAGTGCTCCCCCTTCCACGTGCGCTTCGGGAAACTGGGCGTGCTCCGCTCCAAGGAGAAAGTG ATTGACATTGAGATCAATGGGGAACCGGTGGAGTTACACATGAAGCTAGGAGACAATGGAGAGGCCTTCTTTGTCCAGGAAACAGAGCAGCACAAC GAGATCGTCCCGGCCCACCTCGCCACCTCGCCTATCCCCACAGAAGAGGTTCTGTCCTGGAGCCGAGAGTCCAAAGCCGGGGGGTCGGGTCTGGAGAACGGGACGCCTCACGTTCCCGAGGACCCCGTCTCAGCCCTGACCCAGCCCAGCAACACCGCCGGTGccgggaagaagaagaagaggcgcCGGAGGAAGCACAAAGCCGACGCCCGCAAGGAGGAGCACGCCCCCGGAGCTGCCGCCGCATGGGAGGAGGCCTGTGAGCTCAGCTCCGACGAGGAGCACGCCACACACaacggcag GAGTTCCACAGTGAAGGACCCGGCAGAGCTCCGGCAGCagacctccctccaccccctggaCAGCTACCCCTTCTCTGACGGAGACTGGGCTCACTCTGACAG AGCCCTCTCAGAACTCCAGTCTCCTAAAAGTGACTCAGAGCTCATGGTGAAGTCGACAGAGAGCATGCTCAGATCTGAGTCCCACATGCAATGGTCCTGGGGAGAATTCCCAGAATCCACCAGG GtcagcaagaaagagagatcaGATCTTCCGAAGACAGTGACCATCACCCCATCCGAGAGCACCCACTTCCGTGTCATTCTTAGCTCGGAGGCCATGGAAGCTGGGTTGAAGGACATGCAGACCTCCGTGGATCCGGTCTGCACCATCGTCAAACCAGAACCCCGCACCCCTAAAGCGGACCGGCACAACCCCAACAACAGCTTTCCCAGCCCTGTATCTGAACCCAACCGGGCCCTCATCAACCCCTGTGAGCCGGACCTCACAAAACCTGAACCCAACACTACACCTCTCACGACGGAGCCATGCTCCTCCAAAACAGATCCCTATCCCCCCAAGCCGGACGTGTACCCCCCCAAAGCagagccctctccccccaaacCTGACCTCAGTGTCCCCAAGTCTGATGTCTGTCCCCCCAAACTGGAGCGCAGGACCCGTTGGACGTCCTCCCCACCCAGTGTGTCTGCGTCCAGCCGGAGAGACAGTGCcagtggggctggggctgctgCGGCCAGTCACAAGGGGACCAGACACCCAGACACCAGACCCTGCTCCAGGGCAGACTCACCCTCCAAGAGAAGAG gagtgaggaagaggagccaGCACCAGGGACCTGAGGACATCTACCTGGACGACCTGAGCGCACTTGAGCCTGATGTTGTGGCACGCTACTTCCCAAAGAG cgAGTCCGAGCAGGTTCCTCAGGactgggtggaggtggagaggcgtTCGGGGTCCCAGTCACCTCATTCTGTGGGGAGCGCTGCGGCCGACAGTGGGACAGAGTGTCTGTCGGACTCCGCCGGTGACCTGCCCGACGTCACCGTATCTCTCTGCGGGGGTGTGGGAGAGAACTCTGAGATCTCCAAAG AGAGATTCATGGAGCACATCATTACATATCAGGAATTTGCTGAAAATCCAGCGATTATCGACAATCCCAATTTAGTAGTTAGAATCGCCAACCG ATATTACAACTGGACCTTGGCAGCTCCCTTGATACTAAGCATGCAGGCCTTCCAGAAGAACCTGCCCAAG GCGACTGAGGAGGCGTGGGTGAAGGAGAAGATGCCAAAGAAGTCTGGTCGCTGGTGGTTCTGGAGAAAGAGCAGTGTGAAGCAG TCAGAGActaagatggagagacaggagtCCCTTAGCAGAGAGAGCCCTATTCCTCACCAGGCCCCTGCTACACA GCAGAAAGCAGCCGACTCTTCCAGCGATGACGAGTCCAAAGAGCTCAGCGCTGTGGCTCCTGTTCCTGCTCCGCCCTCGACCGAGCCTCCAGCTGCAGCCGCTACACACTCCTACAGGAAGtccctccgcctctcctccaACCAGATA aCCAGTCTGAAGCTGAGGGAGGGTCCGAATGACGTGACCTTCAGCATCACCACCCAGTACCAGGGCACCTGCCGCTGTGAGGGCACCATCTACCTGTGGAGCTGGGACGACAAGGTCATCATCTCCGACATCGACGGGACCATCACCAA GTCTGATGTTTTTGGTCAGATTCTCCCTCAGCTGGGTAAAGACTGGACCCACCCTGGCATTGCCAGACTCTACCACCTAGTGCACGA gAATGGCTATAAGTTCCTATACTGTTCGGCCCGGGCCATTGGCATGGCAGACATGACCAGAGGGTACCTGCACTGGGTGAATGACAGGGGCACCATCCTCCCCAGGGGCCCTCTCATGCTGTGTCCCAGCAGCCTCTTCTCAGCCTTCCACAG agagGTTATAGAGAAGAAGCCGGAGAAATTTAAGATTGAGTGCCTCACGGATATTAAGAACCTCTTCCAACCCAACACACATCCCTTCTACGCTGCTTTTGGGAACAGAACCAAT GACGTGTTTGCTTACAAGCAAGTGGGGGTCCCTGTATGTAGGATCTTCACCGTCAACCCTAAAGGAGAGCTCATCTTGGAGCAAACCAAGGGCAACAAAACCTC GTACAGCCGACTGAGTGAGCTTGTGGAGCATGTTTTCCCTCTTCGAAGCAAGGAACAGAACGCCAACTTCCTCTTCCCAGAATTCAGTTCCTTCTGCTTCTGGAGACAGCCAATCGCAGAGGTCGGTCTTGAGGAGCTGTGA
- the emilin2b gene encoding EMILIN-2 produces the protein MYKIAYKLVTELEWRCCPGFQGHDCRDLKGVPSRQEQSSGGQTGQVGVGQPGGQTTEGGVGGQWTRGPTNQQLEEEVQRLAQTVLDMQAAMTTMSSNLRVDVQEDTSKMLVTLLNNLRQPDSARAGETQSISLQGLSLEHDYTGMDEVMSKINQVTDTLTVKSNALEDLLGRVNQHDGQLQLLMEATQGHQATPAPAPQAKDASLLAYVDEKFRVLRDELMEGMEIKMADLKSSCDYKIMSVQEQCEGQETNYLSLTELLDSKEGDLRKEIQDLKLQLPSSEMGVGVGSPGMEELRREVEKLSVNQMTLRASVERMEGISSPPRTPHPLLTRVEVLENQNLELEVSSYKTSVQGLEDRLQALDQLFSKENPAVMLNIQEDLHTCRTSLDAMQSSVNGQSDSFRAMEEIVQGRLLNHSAGISDIQGELHVLRGLVGTLEGSLLDLGSSLSQQAREIHRINSTCSQASTRSPQDSRDLLGCEELRGRLEEMAREMRAEADRCRQSAEGVEKEVAGVDSRVANVENMCSKLDPISGSLQRIKEGLNKHVTGLWTCIGQLNRTVRAQALDVGGLKGTCQHLQNHISDMARDLHDLTSSPPGNSGVRVGVKNSGPFTSSKPRVPPKEPRLELGPVGPLDSPLPGPHVMETGQAGPPGTKASSRLPKGTDGSMTPLKGFAGAPAPPPISTVSVKPSLPMLSGEGVSFSAGLNIQSFPGEVGIIRFNKVLVNDGRHYDPQTGIFTAPVEGCYLISAVLTAQRGEHVDAVLSVSNRSIQRLDTAGYRADLARPRPIKEGRCDCGGSASLSLVLTLKRGDKLGLVMTAGKLAITESTEVLSTFSGVFLYPPPSHR, from the exons ATGTACAAGATCGCCTATAAACTGGTGACAGAGCTTGAGTGGAGGTGCTGTCCGGGTTTCCAAGGACACGACTGCAGAGACCTAAAGGGCGTGCCATCCC GTCAAGAGCAATCATCAGGGGGGCAGACGGGCCAAGTGGGTGTGGGGCAGCCCGGGGGTCAGACCACTGAGGGGGGAGTTGGGGGCCAGTGGACAAGGGGACCGACCAATCAGCAGTTAGAAGAGGAGGTCCAGCGTCTTGCCCAGACGGTCCTGGATATGCAGGCTGCCATGACAACAATGTCCTCCAACCTGCGCGTGGACGTCCAAGAGGACACCAGTAAGATGCTGGTCACTCTGCTGAACAACCTGCGGCAGCCTGACAGCGCGAGGGCCGGGGAGACCCAGAGCATTAGCCTACAGGGCCTCTCACTGGAGCATGACTACACGGGCATGGACGAGGTCATGAGCAAGATCAATCAGGTCACCGACACCCTCACTGTGAAGAGCAACGCTCTGGAAGACCTCTTGGGCAGAGTCAATCAGCATGATGGACAGCTCCAGTTGCTTATGGAGGCCACCCAGGGTCATCAGGCCACACCCGCTCCTGCTCCACAAGCCAAGGATGCGTCCCTGCTGGCATACGTGGACGAGAAGTTTCGCGTCTTGAGGGATGAGTTGATGGAGGGCATGGAGATCAAGATGGCCGACCTAAAGAGCTCGTGTGACTACAAGATCATGTCTGTGCAGGAGCAGTGTGAGGGCCAAGAGACTAACTACCTCAGCCTGACTGAGCTCCTAGACTCCAAGGAGGGCGACCTTCGCAAGGAGATCCAGGACCTCAAGCTCCAGTTGCCCAGCTCAGAAATGGGAGTCGGAGTCGGATCTCCTGGGATGGAGGAGTTGagaagggaggtggagaagctcTCTGTGAACCAGATGACTCTCCGGGCCAGTGTAGAGAGAATGGAAGGGATCAGCTCTCCCCCCCGGACACCCCACCCCCTGTTGACCCGTGTAGAGGTCCTGGAGAACC AGAATCTCGAACTGGAGGTCAGCTCTTACAAGACAAGTGTTCAGGGCCTGGAGGACAGACTCCAAGCCCTGGACCAGTTGTTTTCTAAGGAAAATCCTGCTGTCATGCTGAACATTCAGGAGGACCTCCACACCTGCAGGACAAGCCTGGATGCCATGCAGAGCAGTGTGAATGGCCAATCAGATAGCTTCAGAGCCATGGAGGAGATTGTGCAGGGCCGTCTCCTGAACCACAGTGCAGGCATCTCAGACATACAGGGTGAGCTTCATGTTCTGAGGGGACTTGTGGGGACTCTGGAGGGCTCTCTTTTGGACCTGGGATCCTCTCTCAGCCAGCAAGCCAGGGAGATCCATCGGATCAACTCCACCTGCAGCCAGGCCAGCACAAGATCACCCCAGGATTCAAGAGACCTGCTGGGGTGTGAGGAGCTGAGGGGTAGGCTGGAGGAGATGGCCAGGGAGATGAGGGCTGAGGCCGACCGCTGCAGGCAGAGCGCTGAAGGAGTAGAGAAAGAGGTGGCTGGTGTGGACAGCAGAGTGGCCAACGTTGAGAACATGTGCAGTAAGCTGGATCCCATCTCAGGAAGCCTGCAGAGGATCAAGGAGGGGTTGAACAAGCACGTGACCGGACTGTGGACCTGCATCGGCCAGCTGAACCGTACTGTGAGAGCTCAGGCCCTGGATGTAGGAGGACTGAAGGGAACCTGCCAGCACCTGCAGAACCACATCTCTGACATGGCAAGGGACCTTCACGACCTGACCAGCAGTCCTCCAGGTAACTCAG GTGTTCGGGTAGGTGTGAAAAACTCTGGCCCCTTCACATCGTCCAAGCCCCGGGTACCACCCAAGGAGCCCCGCCTAGAACTGGGCCCTGTGGGCCCCTTAGATTCCCCCCTCCCTGGGCCACATGTAATGGAGACTGGGCAGGCAGGCCCCCCTGGAACCAAGGCCTCCTCCAGGCTGCCCAAGGGGACTGATGGTAGCATGACCCCCCTCAAGGGCTTCGCAGGAGCCCCGG ctcctccacccaTCTCAACGGTGTCTGTAAAGCCCAGTTTGCCTATGCTGTCAG gTGAGGGGGTATCGTTCTCCGCTGGTCTGAACATCCAGTCTTTCCCTGGCGAGGTTGGAATCATACGCTTCAACAAGGTGCTTGTCAATGATGGGAGACACTACGACCCTCAGACAG GGATCTTCACTGCTCCTGTGGAGGGCTGCTACCTGATCAGTGCCGTGCTGACAGCCCAAAGAGGAGAACACGTGGATGCCGTCCTCTCGGTGTCCAATCGCAGCATCCAGAGGCTGGACACGGCAGGTTACCGGGCAGATTTGGCCAGACCTAGACCAATCAAAGAGGGGAGATGTGACTGTGGAGGCTCTGCCTCTTTGAGCCTCGTGCTCACCCTGAAGAGAGGGGACAAGCTGGGGCTTGTCATGACCGCTGGGAAACTAGCCATCACTGAGTCCACAGAGGTTCTGTCCACTTTCAGTGGCGtcttcctctaccctcctccctcccacagaTAA